A single Nostoc sp. PCC 7107 DNA region contains:
- a CDS encoding Uma2 family endonuclease, protein MTAITFNLNSIVQITDEQFYQLCRENPDVKFERNAEGEIIVMPPTGGETGRRNAGFTADFVIWNRTYKLGEVFDSSTCFKLPNAANRSPDIAWIKKERWDALTPQDKAKFPPIAPDFVLELMSPSDDLKETQVKMREYIDNQVKLGWLINPQSKQVEIYRQAKPVEILNSPTQLSGEDILPGFILDLGIVWN, encoded by the coding sequence ATGACAGCTATTACATTCAACCTCAACTCAATTGTTCAAATCACCGACGAGCAATTTTATCAACTGTGTCGAGAAAATCCTGATGTCAAATTTGAACGTAACGCCGAAGGAGAAATAATTGTTATGCCACCTACAGGGGGAGAAACCGGAAGACGTAATGCAGGATTTACCGCAGACTTTGTAATTTGGAATCGCACATATAAACTTGGTGAAGTATTTGATTCTTCCACCTGTTTCAAACTTCCCAATGCTGCAAATCGTTCGCCTGATATAGCGTGGATAAAAAAAGAGAGATGGGATGCACTCACACCACAAGATAAAGCCAAATTCCCCCCAATTGCGCCAGATTTCGTTTTAGAGTTAATGTCTCCTAGCGATGACTTGAAAGAAACTCAAGTCAAAATGCGAGAATATATAGATAATCAAGTCAAACTTGGTTGGTTAATTAATCCTCAGTCCAAGCAAGTAGAAATTTATCGTCAAGCTAAACCAGTAGAAATTTTAAATTCGCCTACACAGCTATCAGGTGAAGATATACTACCAGGGTTTATTTTAGATTTAGGAATAGTTTGGAACTAA
- a CDS encoding SUMF1/EgtB/PvdO family nonheme iron enzyme, with the protein MAKVALLIGISEYEPGLTPLPKAVNDVEAMQRVLENPEMGDFDDVKTLKNPQRLEMEREIYNLYANREKEDLVLLYFSGHGVVVENGDFYFSTCETQKSQNKLLPYTALAATSVHRWMNESKSKRRVVILDCCFSGAFAKGLTAKDSGTIDLQQQLGGEGTAILTASTSTQYAFESDELDLSIYTQYLVEGIEKGAADQDGDGLIAVDELHDYAKTKVQEASPAMTPEFYPFKDGFRIFLAKSPKDDPRLKYRKEVEQRIYRGKFSLPARRLLNSLRVQFKLDSDVADAIEAEVQKPYLEYQRKLEEYEATLVETVESEPTLSERTLNDLRDYQQHLGLRDEDVAPIEQKIIGQPKPPVSAEELPDAAYPSNLTPNPFPTREGEQDSKPLSAAGRGLERDSALSEPTPPNQFEFEIVKVDAKGQIINRSQGRAEFFAEDLGNGVVLEMVSIPGGTFLMGSPEREEGRYDDESPQHNVTVPSFFMGKFPVTQAQWQAVAALDQVNIDLNPHPSHFKGSNRPVECVSWDDAVEFCDRLSKKTGKIYRLSSEAEWEYACRAGTTTPFYFGETITTDLANYRGTDWEYKGTTYAGNYGQGLKGEYREKTTDVGKFPANPFGLFDMCGNVLEWCQDEWHKNYNNAPTDGSAWLSENDNQNRLLRGGSWGNDPENCRSAFRDDDTRDNHYYYLGFRVVCAVGRTF; encoded by the coding sequence ATGGCTAAGGTAGCACTGCTAATTGGAATTAGTGAGTATGAACCAGGATTAACGCCGCTACCCAAGGCTGTGAATGATGTTGAGGCGATGCAGCGAGTGTTAGAGAACCCGGAAATGGGTGATTTTGATGATGTCAAAACGCTGAAAAATCCTCAACGGCTGGAGATGGAAAGAGAAATTTATAACTTGTATGCTAATCGTGAAAAAGAAGATTTAGTGCTGTTGTATTTTTCTGGTCATGGTGTAGTGGTAGAAAATGGCGACTTTTACTTTTCGACTTGCGAAACTCAAAAAAGTCAAAATAAACTGCTTCCATATACAGCCTTAGCCGCCACAAGTGTACACCGATGGATGAATGAGAGTAAATCTAAGCGCAGGGTAGTAATTTTAGATTGCTGCTTTAGTGGTGCTTTTGCCAAAGGTTTGACAGCAAAAGATAGTGGTACGATTGACCTGCAACAGCAATTAGGCGGTGAAGGAACAGCAATTCTCACGGCTTCCACTTCTACACAATATGCGTTTGAGTCTGATGAATTAGATTTGTCGATTTATACTCAATATTTAGTAGAAGGGATAGAAAAAGGTGCAGCCGATCAAGATGGTGATGGTTTAATTGCGGTGGATGAGTTGCATGACTACGCCAAAACCAAAGTCCAAGAAGCATCTCCCGCGATGACACCAGAATTTTATCCTTTTAAAGATGGTTTTCGGATTTTTCTGGCGAAGTCACCCAAGGATGATCCTAGGCTGAAGTATCGTAAGGAAGTGGAACAACGCATTTATCGCGGTAAGTTTTCTCTTCCTGCTCGTCGGCTGTTAAACTCCTTACGTGTCCAGTTCAAGCTTGACTCTGATGTGGCTGATGCAATTGAAGCGGAAGTTCAAAAACCATATCTGGAGTATCAGCGTAAGTTAGAAGAGTATGAAGCAACGTTGGTTGAAACAGTGGAAAGTGAACCAACCTTGAGTGAAAGAACGCTCAACGATTTAAGAGATTATCAGCAACATTTAGGTTTGCGGGATGAAGATGTCGCACCGATAGAACAAAAGATAATTGGACAACCAAAACCGCCTGTATCTGCGGAAGAATTACCTGACGCGGCGTATCCCTCAAACCTAACCCCCAACCCCTTCCCTACCAGGGAAGGGGAGCAAGATTCAAAGCCTCTCTCCGCTGCGGGGAGAGGTTTGGAGAGGGATTCTGCGTTATCTGAACCCACTCCACCCAATCAATTTGAGTTTGAAATAGTGAAGGTAGACGCTAAAGGACAAATCATCAACCGTAGTCAGGGACGCGCCGAGTTTTTTGCTGAAGACTTGGGTAATGGTGTAGTTCTAGAGATGGTGTCAATTCCTGGTGGTACATTCCTCATGGGTTCGCCAGAGAGAGAGGAAGGACGATATGACGATGAAAGTCCACAGCATAACGTCACTGTTCCATCCTTTTTTATGGGGAAATTTCCCGTTACTCAAGCTCAATGGCAAGCCGTTGCGGCTCTTGATCAGGTAAATATTGATTTAAATCCCCACCCATCCCATTTTAAGGGTTCTAACCGCCCTGTAGAATGTGTTTCTTGGGATGATGCGGTGGAGTTTTGCGATCGACTGTCGAAAAAGACTGGTAAGATATACCGTTTATCCAGTGAGGCGGAATGGGAATATGCTTGTCGGGCGGGAACAACTACGCCGTTTTATTTTGGTGAAACGATAACCACAGATTTAGCGAATTACCGAGGAACAGACTGGGAATATAAAGGAACAACCTACGCAGGTAATTATGGTCAAGGGCTAAAGGGTGAATATCGAGAAAAAACAACCGATGTCGGGAAATTTCCTGCTAACCCCTTTGGTTTATTTGATATGTGTGGTAATGTATTGGAATGGTGTCAGGATGAGTGGCACAAAAATTATAATAATGCGCCAACTGATGGCAGTGCATGGCTGAGTGAGAATGATAATCAAAATCGGCTACTGCGGGGCGGTTCCTGGGGCAACGATCCTGAGAACTGCCGTTCTGCGTTTCGCGACGACGACACGCGCGACAACCACTACTACTATCTCGGTTTTCGGGTTGTGTGTGCCGTCGGGAGGACTTTTTAA
- a CDS encoding integrase gives MPSNATSAYDPRKAEWDGIKIDQWEASKWKQWKAKHPVSDEFAKIEREYLRIKFSLQQANSALSLEKVKVKLKLTSHKTIGLQGTFPCRLGDIGKQGSPNKQYTISCGFAANDTGLKMAVLKARELDLLLITKQFQWTPELLGKQAQKIELPDTAKSTKLISELIQEYERQFWKTHEQNRQGIRTWETHYLRHLKKLPPDMIMSAQALEVALEKTKPHTSSRFFLVWQLKKFCEFCGITNFATIYSYATPKPNPTIRKVPTDEEIIQGFSKIGTPLSIYASKDNLTEPEQWQWAYGMLATYGLRPHELFAVDIDAFIDAANTFHLVTLNPTLTEGTKTGERSCGIPPIHPHWIELFDLKKIKLPYNAGTLSNKTAKLQVKFRTADIGFRPYDLRHAYAIRGHRLRVPIKTMADYMGHTVQEHTKTYQRWMNEDANLAIYKEVVIHRQGTTKEALQDRIKELEAENMALKAENATLKGLLIKHQLGELLNHL, from the coding sequence ATGCCCAGTAACGCAACCAGCGCCTACGACCCCCGTAAAGCCGAATGGGATGGTATAAAAATTGATCAATGGGAAGCATCTAAATGGAAACAATGGAAAGCAAAACACCCTGTATCTGATGAATTTGCCAAGATAGAACGAGAATATTTAAGAATCAAATTTTCTCTTCAGCAAGCTAACTCTGCATTAAGTCTAGAAAAGGTCAAAGTTAAACTTAAATTAACCAGTCATAAAACCATCGGTTTGCAAGGGACATTTCCTTGTAGACTGGGCGATATTGGTAAACAAGGCAGTCCTAATAAACAATATACCATTTCCTGCGGTTTTGCTGCTAATGATACTGGCTTGAAAATGGCAGTTTTAAAAGCGCGAGAATTAGACTTATTATTAATCACTAAACAATTTCAATGGACTCCTGAATTACTGGGTAAACAAGCCCAAAAAATCGAACTGCCAGACACAGCAAAATCCACCAAACTCATCAGTGAATTAATTCAAGAATATGAGCGCCAATTTTGGAAAACTCACGAACAAAATAGGCAAGGAATCCGTACTTGGGAAACTCATTATCTGCGCCATCTGAAAAAATTACCGCCAGATATGATCATGTCTGCTCAAGCATTAGAAGTGGCGTTGGAGAAAACTAAACCTCATACCTCATCTCGCTTTTTTTTGGTTTGGCAATTGAAAAAGTTTTGTGAATTTTGTGGAATTACCAACTTTGCCACAATTTATAGTTACGCTACACCTAAACCCAACCCAACGATTCGCAAAGTCCCAACTGATGAAGAAATTATTCAAGGATTTAGCAAAATTGGTACTCCGTTATCAATATATGCTAGTAAAGATAACTTGACAGAACCAGAACAATGGCAATGGGCTTATGGAATGTTAGCGACTTATGGGTTAAGACCCCATGAGTTATTTGCTGTTGATATAGATGCTTTTATAGACGCAGCCAACACCTTTCATTTAGTGACATTAAACCCTACTTTAACTGAAGGTACTAAAACAGGTGAACGCAGTTGTGGAATTCCCCCCATCCATCCCCATTGGATAGAATTATTTGATTTAAAAAAGATTAAATTGCCTTATAATGCCGGAACTTTGAGTAATAAAACGGCAAAACTGCAAGTTAAATTTAGAACTGCTGACATCGGATTTAGACCTTATGATTTACGCCATGCCTATGCAATTCGTGGTCATCGCTTAAGAGTTCCGATTAAAACGATGGCTGATTACATGGGGCATACAGTACAGGAGCATACTAAAACTTATCAACGCTGGATGAATGAAGATGCAAATTTAGCTATTTATAAAGAAGTTGTTATTCATCGTCAAGGTACAACTAAAGAAGCTTTACAAGATAGAATTAAAGAATTAGAAGCAGAAAATATGGCTTTAAAAGCTGAAAATGCCACTCTCAAAGGTTTATTGATTAAACATCAATTAGGTGAGTTGCTCAATCATTTGTGA
- a CDS encoding type II toxin-antitoxin system ParD family antitoxin gives MNIQLKAEYEQFIQNRIATGRYENAEDVIIKALKLLEEWEKGYQEWEEETQQKLAAGLASIEHGDVLDGQVVMARLEEKLPLAHTT, from the coding sequence ATGAACATCCAACTCAAAGCAGAATATGAGCAATTTATTCAAAACCGAATTGCTACAGGTAGATATGAAAACGCTGAAGATGTGATTATTAAAGCTTTGAAACTACTGGAAGAATGGGAAAAGGGTTATCAGGAATGGGAAGAAGAAACTCAGCAAAAACTAGCTGCTGGACTTGCTTCTATCGAACATGGAGATGTATTAGATGGTCAAGTGGTAATGGCGCGACTAGAAGAGAAATTACCCTTGGCACATACCACTTGA
- a CDS encoding MBL fold metallo-hydrolase — MRDNLSASSRFDTEETNVELQCFPYSVQHNDEGVCLLVKMGPHRILLDCGMENIVSLHKGLTKSAKRGSSPLPADVVLISHAHPDHARGVLALHKAFPLLPIYASEVTTKLLPLNWPEQNLTEIPQLCHALPLRSPIELQEGLVVELFPAGHLPGAVAILLTYTTEQRTYKVLYTGDFFLSNSRLVEGLRLEELRGLDVNVLIIEGTYGTSRHPHRRNQENQLAERINRAIAEYHSVILPTPALGLGQELLMLLRSHHHFTGRDLDIWVDGTVAKGCDAYLELLAYLPPSVQNFARHQPLFWDERVRPRVRRLQPERRTVVGQSPCIILTDSTADLGEYCQPNTGPWLILVPEKIDIKINKQYLAPSTVESYLLAQHSDGPGTTQLIHNLRPQHVLFVHGSAAYLADLTSLEELQNRYHIHSPAANTLVEMPIGDTFVQPAAPETNYEGELTELATVITISLPEAITEDPRWQEFADTGLIEARWQGEEIVLRGLSQRELLNQNSDRYTLSDVDCCGTCRHQRGQRCWNPVSPLYNFKVTLEGYCPAFERISTTES; from the coding sequence ATGAGGGATAATCTGTCGGCATCCTCTCGCTTTGATACGGAGGAAACAAATGTTGAATTACAGTGTTTTCCTTATAGTGTCCAGCATAATGATGAGGGTGTATGTTTACTGGTAAAAATGGGGCCGCATCGCATTCTGCTAGATTGTGGAATGGAGAACATTGTTTCCTTGCACAAGGGGCTAACGAAGTCGGCAAAACGAGGTAGTTCACCCTTACCAGCAGATGTGGTACTGATTAGTCATGCTCACCCAGATCATGCTAGAGGTGTGTTGGCATTACACAAAGCTTTCCCACTTTTACCTATTTATGCAAGTGAAGTAACTACTAAGTTACTGCCATTAAATTGGCCAGAACAAAACCTCACAGAAATTCCCCAGTTGTGTCATGCTCTACCATTGCGATCGCCTATAGAATTGCAAGAAGGTTTAGTAGTAGAGTTATTTCCCGCCGGACACTTACCAGGGGCTGTAGCAATTTTACTCACCTATACAACAGAGCAGCGCACTTACAAAGTACTATATACAGGCGACTTTTTCTTATCAAATTCCCGACTAGTAGAAGGTTTGCGCTTAGAAGAATTGCGGGGATTAGATGTAAATGTGCTGATCATCGAAGGTACTTATGGCACATCCCGTCATCCCCACCGCCGCAACCAAGAAAATCAACTAGCAGAACGAATTAATCGGGCGATCGCAGAGTATCATTCTGTCATCCTCCCTACACCAGCATTAGGTTTAGGACAAGAACTACTAATGCTGCTGCGGAGTCATCATCACTTCACCGGGCGAGATTTAGATATTTGGGTGGATGGAACCGTAGCTAAAGGTTGTGATGCTTATCTAGAATTACTTGCCTATCTTCCCCCATCCGTACAGAACTTTGCCCGCCATCAACCTTTGTTTTGGGATGAAAGGGTACGTCCGAGAGTCCGGCGTTTGCAGCCAGAACGGCGCACTGTAGTAGGACAGTCACCCTGCATTATTCTCACAGACTCAACCGCTGATTTAGGTGAATACTGTCAGCCCAATACAGGCCCTTGGCTGATTCTCGTACCCGAAAAAATTGATATAAAAATTAACAAACAATATTTAGCCCCCAGCACAGTAGAAAGCTACCTTCTCGCCCAACATAGTGACGGCCCAGGGACAACTCAATTAATTCACAATTTGCGTCCCCAGCACGTCTTATTTGTCCACGGTTCGGCTGCTTACCTAGCTGATCTCACTAGTTTAGAAGAATTACAAAACCGCTATCATATCCATTCGCCAGCGGCTAACACCTTAGTCGAAATGCCGATTGGGGATACATTTGTCCAGCCAGCCGCACCTGAGACTAACTACGAAGGTGAACTGACAGAATTAGCCACAGTCATCACTATTAGCTTACCAGAAGCAATTACAGAAGACCCACGTTGGCAGGAGTTTGCCGATACTGGCTTAATTGAAGCGCGTTGGCAAGGAGAAGAAATTGTCTTGCGGGGGTTGTCGCAAAGAGAATTACTCAATCAAAATAGCGATCGCTATACTTTATCAGATGTTGACTGCTGTGGAACTTGTCGACACCAGAGAGGACAGCGCTGTTGGAACCCTGTTTCGCCCTTATATAACTTTAAAGTCACTCTGGAAGGTTATTGTCCCGCTTTTGAACGCATATCAACAACTGAGTCCTGA
- a CDS encoding ParA family protein: protein MIITVAAFKGGVGKSTTALHLATYLQNKADTLLVDGDLNRSALDWSNRGCLPFKVADEAQAVSLAKLYEHIVIDTPAKPDADELKTLAKGCDLLVIPTTPDAIALAATIQMVDSLKKLKIKYRILLTIIPPYPNKAGEEARTTLLNADLPVFQAGIRRLAVFQRAALEGVPVNAVKDSYAQIAWRSYAEAGKEILELLHK, encoded by the coding sequence ATGATCATCACCGTAGCGGCATTTAAGGGGGGAGTTGGTAAGTCAACGACAGCGTTGCATTTAGCTACATACTTGCAAAACAAAGCTGACACACTATTGGTAGATGGAGATTTAAACCGTAGTGCTTTAGATTGGTCTAACCGGGGTTGTTTACCGTTTAAAGTTGCAGATGAAGCGCAAGCAGTGAGTTTAGCTAAACTCTATGAACATATAGTAATTGATACCCCAGCCAAACCGGATGCAGATGAATTAAAAACTCTAGCGAAAGGTTGTGATTTATTAGTTATACCAACTACACCAGATGCGATCGCACTAGCAGCCACAATTCAAATGGTAGATTCACTGAAAAAACTCAAAATAAAGTATCGAATTTTACTAACTATTATTCCCCCTTATCCTAATAAAGCGGGTGAAGAAGCGAGAACAACTCTACTGAATGCAGACTTACCTGTATTTCAAGCAGGAATCCGGCGTTTAGCTGTATTTCAACGGGCGGCTTTAGAAGGAGTTCCGGTGAATGCTGTTAAAGATTCTTACGCCCAAATTGCTTGGCGGTCTTACGCTGAGGCGGGAAAAGAAATATTAGAACTCTTGCACAAATAA
- a CDS encoding type II toxin-antitoxin system HigA family antitoxin translates to MLELRPIRNEADYRAVLDEIARLFDAQKNTPECDRLEVLTTLVEVYEQQHYPIIPPDPIEAILYYLESRGLSWQDLESIIGNRGEVTLVLHRQQPLTLDMIRRLHSCLGIPAEVLIQPYALHKNSA, encoded by the coding sequence ATGCTGGAACTCCGCCCTATCCGAAACGAAGCTGATTATCGTGCAGTGCTTGATGAAATTGCACGGTTATTTGATGCCCAAAAAAATACACCAGAATGCGATCGCTTGGAAGTTTTAACAACTTTGGTGGAAGTTTATGAACAGCAACATTATCCCATCATTCCACCAGACCCAATTGAGGCAATCTTATACTATCTCGAATCCCGTGGGTTATCTTGGCAGGATTTAGAGTCCATTATTGGAAATCGTGGGGAAGTGACTCTTGTTTTGCATCGCCAGCAACCACTAACACTAGATATGATTCGGCGTTTGCATTCCTGTTTGGGAATTCCGGCGGAGGTGTTGATTCAGCCATACGCTCTCCACAAAAATTCAGCTTGA
- a CDS encoding type I restriction endonuclease — protein sequence MTQVTAITDAITSLREAETRFGLVRIESEEFFPEWKSELPQITETDKASLDVLRRRYLYHRGEGDLLEGTVMLLVVSPLLALSGFYDPPFRIKAESSVDLILNDGEEVLRGRIDVLVLQNQLWAMVVESKKTTLSIWSAVPQALAYLMANPHIDKPVFGMVTNGDDVLFIKVKREAGTPQYDLSRVFALLTSARELYNIGQILKGIGQVI from the coding sequence ATGACACAGGTAACAGCAATCACAGATGCAATTACCAGTTTGAGAGAAGCAGAAACCCGCTTTGGTTTAGTTCGCATTGAGTCAGAGGAATTTTTTCCAGAGTGGAAGAGTGAATTACCGCAAATTACGGAAACAGACAAAGCTTCCCTGGATGTACTGCGTCGCAGATATCTCTACCACCGTGGTGAAGGTGATTTGTTAGAAGGAACAGTGATGTTACTAGTGGTATCGCCATTGCTGGCGCTGTCTGGATTTTATGACCCTCCATTCAGAATTAAAGCAGAATCATCTGTAGATTTAATATTGAATGATGGGGAAGAAGTGCTGCGTGGCAGAATTGATGTTTTGGTACTACAAAATCAGTTGTGGGCGATGGTGGTAGAATCCAAAAAAACCACACTTTCGATTTGGTCGGCTGTACCCCAAGCCTTAGCTTATCTCATGGCTAATCCTCACATTGATAAACCTGTGTTTGGGATGGTGACAAATGGGGATGATGTTTTGTTTATCAAAGTCAAGCGAGAAGCAGGTACGCCACAATACGATTTGTCACGGGTGTTTGCTTTGTTGACATCTGCCAGGGAACTGTATAATATTGGGCAAATTCTTAAGGGTATTGGTCAGGTAATTTGA
- a CDS encoding PAS domain S-box protein: MAGNLITVNKNTYDSLQTELMELRQVVAQFQHADLYRNSVEIALKQLNQQLEECTAALRQSEARFQKLADNVPGMLYEFRLDPDGTMSFPFVSSGCREVLGLEPEKVEEDATVGFANVHPDDLSGLQAAIMQSAQTLQRFEYEWRVGNTSGKQGWVRGVSRPELQADGAIIWYGYLADISKRKQTEKQFKEQAQFLQSIWEGVDYGIYVLDILDGGTEFRFVKFNPAILNLSPIPLEPFVGKTMAEGLSADVANHYRQRYRECIQSRKSVFFEEPILRDEQEMWWLSNVTPLFDSSANIYQLVVTVADITERKQAEKERQLFVSLIENSSDFIGCADLAGKPIFLNEAGRKLVGLGNQGFSEDLKVDQFFCLEDREDIHKRLIPAVMEHGVWQEEHRFRHFQTEEPIPVDYNMFVINNPETGEPWCMATITRDIRDRKQAEAQLQEQEQFLRTIYDGFPHFIFVVNVLENGEFRFAGCNSAAEKIVGINHEKIVGKTPKELHGEVDGAAITQRYQSCVDAGDNINYEECLTFDGEETWWFTTLNPLKNSQGRIYRIVGSTLNITARKKAEAELQASQHFIQRIADSSPNILYIFDLEEQRNVYANQEIAIIFGYSVETIQEMGENVLPNIIHPDDLAILINNHTKLLTANDGDIFESEFRLRTVNDEWRWLYSRETPFNRNADGVVKQILGVSTDITERKQAQIELQEQARNLENTLSELQRTQSQLIQSEKMSSLGNMVAGVAHEINNPVNFIHGNLIPASEYTKDLLGLVELYQQYFPEPPAEIQAEIADIDLEFLKTDLVKLLQSMQIGTQRIREIVLSLRNFSRLDEAEFKQVDIHEGIESTLMILHNRLKCKQDHPEIEVIKKYGKLPLIECYPGQLNQVFMNILSNAIDALDDAFVGEQGEICIRTELINSNRIAIRISDNGMGINQHTIAKLFDPFFTTKDVGKGTGLGLSISYQIVVDRHGGKLYCNSAPKKGAEFVIEIPVIQPESRK, from the coding sequence ATGGCTGGCAACCTGATTACTGTAAATAAAAATACTTACGACTCTCTGCAAACAGAACTCATGGAGTTGCGTCAGGTAGTTGCCCAGTTTCAACACGCCGATTTATATAGAAACTCAGTGGAAATTGCACTCAAACAACTAAATCAGCAATTAGAGGAATGCACCGCAGCTTTACGCCAGAGTGAAGCTAGATTCCAGAAGTTGGCAGATAACGTCCCCGGAATGCTGTATGAATTTCGGCTTGATCCTGATGGTACTATGTCTTTCCCCTTTGTTTCTTCGGGATGCCGAGAAGTTTTAGGGCTAGAACCAGAAAAAGTTGAAGAAGATGCGACTGTGGGATTTGCTAATGTTCACCCTGATGATTTGTCTGGGTTGCAAGCGGCAATTATGCAATCTGCCCAAACTCTGCAAAGGTTTGAATATGAGTGGCGTGTAGGAAATACCTCTGGTAAACAAGGATGGGTGCGTGGTGTATCTCGACCAGAACTGCAAGCAGACGGAGCAATTATCTGGTATGGTTACTTGGCTGATATTAGTAAACGCAAACAAACTGAAAAACAATTTAAAGAACAGGCACAGTTTTTGCAAAGTATCTGGGAAGGTGTAGACTATGGTATCTATGTTTTAGATATCTTAGATGGCGGTACAGAGTTTCGTTTCGTTAAATTTAATCCTGCCATTCTCAACCTTAGCCCGATACCCCTGGAACCTTTTGTTGGCAAAACAATGGCAGAAGGACTATCTGCTGATGTGGCAAATCATTATCGCCAACGCTACAGAGAATGTATCCAATCTCGCAAGAGTGTATTTTTTGAAGAACCTATTTTACGTGATGAACAAGAAATGTGGTGGTTGTCTAATGTCACACCTCTTTTTGACAGTTCCGCTAATATTTATCAACTAGTTGTTACTGTTGCAGACATCACAGAACGTAAACAAGCTGAAAAAGAACGCCAACTCTTCGTTTCCTTAATTGAAAATAGCAGTGACTTTATTGGCTGTGCTGACTTAGCAGGAAAACCTATTTTTTTAAATGAAGCCGGACGAAAGCTAGTGGGATTAGGTAATCAAGGTTTTAGTGAAGACTTAAAAGTTGATCAATTCTTTTGTCTAGAAGACAGAGAAGATATCCACAAACGGCTTATTCCTGCGGTAATGGAACATGGTGTCTGGCAAGAAGAACATCGTTTCCGACACTTTCAAACAGAAGAACCCATCCCTGTTGATTACAATATGTTCGTAATCAACAACCCTGAGACTGGTGAACCTTGGTGTATGGCAACGATTACGCGTGATATCCGCGATCGCAAACAAGCAGAAGCCCAATTACAAGAACAAGAACAATTTTTACGCACTATTTACGATGGATTTCCTCACTTCATCTTCGTGGTTAATGTTCTCGAAAATGGTGAATTTCGTTTTGCTGGGTGCAACTCAGCAGCAGAAAAAATCGTTGGGATTAATCATGAAAAGATTGTGGGTAAAACTCCAAAAGAATTACATGGTGAAGTTGACGGTGCTGCCATAACTCAACGTTATCAAAGCTGTGTAGATGCTGGTGATAATATCAATTATGAGGAGTGTTTAACTTTTGATGGTGAAGAAACTTGGTGGTTCACTACTTTAAACCCTTTGAAAAATAGTCAAGGTAGAATTTATCGCATTGTCGGTTCAACTTTGAATATTACAGCCCGCAAAAAGGCAGAAGCCGAACTTCAAGCCAGTCAACACTTTATTCAACGTATCGCTGATTCTTCTCCTAATATTCTCTACATTTTTGATTTAGAAGAACAGCGCAATGTTTATGCAAATCAAGAAATTGCGATTATTTTTGGCTACTCTGTCGAAACAATTCAAGAAATGGGAGAAAATGTGCTGCCAAACATTATACATCCAGATGATTTAGCAATTCTAATAAATAATCATACAAAATTACTGACTGCCAATGATGGAGATATTTTTGAATCTGAATTCCGGTTAAGAACCGTAAATGATGAATGGCGTTGGTTATACAGCCGAGAAACGCCCTTTAACCGGAATGCTGATGGTGTAGTTAAGCAAATATTAGGTGTATCAACTGATATTACTGAACGCAAGCAAGCTCAGATTGAATTACAAGAACAAGCCAGAAATTTAGAAAATACTTTATCAGAACTCCAACGGACTCAATCTCAACTTATTCAAAGTGAGAAAATGTCTTCTTTAGGTAATATGGTTGCAGGTGTCGCCCATGAAATTAATAATCCAGTGAATTTTATTCACGGTAATTTGATTCCAGCCAGTGAATATACTAAAGATTTGTTAGGACTAGTAGAACTTTATCAACAATATTTTCCTGAGCCTCCCGCAGAAATTCAAGCAGAAATAGCAGATATTGATTTAGAATTTCTCAAAACTGATTTAGTTAAACTACTTCAGTCTATGCAAATAGGAACTCAACGCATCCGTGAGATTGTATTATCTTTACGGAATTTCTCACGTTTGGATGAAGCTGAATTCAAACAAGTAGATATTCACGAAGGTATAGAAAGTACTTTAATGATTCTACATAACCGTCTCAAATGTAAACAAGATCATCCAGAGATTGAGGTTATTAAGAAATATGGTAAGTTACCATTAATTGAGTGTTATCCTGGTCAACTCAATCAGGTATTCATGAATATTTTGAGTAATGCTATTGATGCTTTAGATGATGCGTTTGTTGGCGAACAGGGAGAAATTTGTATCCGCACGGAACTTATTAATAGTAACCGTATCGCTATCCGTATATCAGATAATGGTATGGGAATTAATCAACATACGATTGCTAAACTTTTTGACCCTTTCTTTACTACTAAAGATGTCGGTAAGGGTACAGGATTAGGTCTATCAATTAGTTATCAAATTGTGGTAGATAGACATGGTGGAAAATTATATTGCAACTCAGCACCCAAAAAAGGGGCAGAATTTGTGATTGAAATTCCCGTTATCCAACCAGAAAGCCGCAAATAA